In Phreatobacter aquaticus, a single genomic region encodes these proteins:
- a CDS encoding c-type cytochrome, protein MAGQWLLHVAVLGAAAWLAGMSPGGAQSIPPGAVACSGCHPPSAGGAIPPLAGMSSEAITASMLAFRTGARPATVMDRISKGFSDQEVRAIADWFALGKLP, encoded by the coding sequence ATGGCGGGCCAATGGCTCCTGCATGTCGCGGTCCTCGGGGCTGCGGCATGGCTTGCCGGGATGTCGCCGGGAGGCGCCCAGTCCATCCCTCCGGGTGCGGTCGCCTGCAGCGGCTGCCACCCGCCATCGGCCGGCGGCGCCATCCCCCCTCTCGCCGGCATGTCATCCGAGGCGATCACCGCCTCGATGCTGGCTTTTCGAACAGGCGCGCGGCCGGCAACCGTCATGGACCGCATATCCAAGGGCTTTTCGGACCAGGAGGTGCGCGCCATCGCTGACTGGTTCGCACTGGGTAAGCTGCCGTGA
- a CDS encoding NAD(P)/FAD-dependent oxidoreductase encodes MLAAASLAAPWAARAQARPSIVVIGGGFGGATVARALGLAGMAVTLVERDPTFLACPFSNAVLVGMRSLEQQRFGYDALRKAGITVAIDTATACDPSARRVTLAAGQTLSYDRLILSPGIDLHFAGLPGYSEQAAETLPHAWKAGAQTALLARQLAAMDDGDTVLMSVPANPYRCPPGPYERASLIAWYLKTRKPRSKLIVLDAKDTFSKQRLFMEAWSTLYPNQIEWIGQSKGGAVTSVEAGDRTLVTDFGRHKGSVVNVIPPQRAGRIAEAAGAADRSGWCPVDPVTFESRRQPGIHVIGDAGIMGAMPKSAFSAHAQAKACALAVAALVRGEAPPPVKLINTCYSLVAPEYGISVAGVYRPANGLLADVEGAGGTSPLGAPAGQRALEARYAESWFSTITSDVYG; translated from the coding sequence ATGTTGGCAGCGGCCAGCCTCGCTGCCCCCTGGGCGGCACGTGCCCAGGCACGACCAAGCATCGTTGTAATCGGCGGTGGATTTGGCGGCGCGACAGTCGCCCGCGCACTCGGCCTTGCAGGCATGGCCGTGACACTGGTCGAACGCGACCCGACCTTCCTGGCCTGTCCCTTCAGCAATGCCGTGCTGGTCGGAATGCGCAGTCTCGAGCAGCAGCGCTTCGGCTATGACGCGCTCCGGAAGGCCGGCATCACTGTTGCCATCGACACGGCGACGGCCTGTGATCCCTCGGCCCGAAGGGTGACGCTCGCGGCAGGCCAGACACTCAGCTACGACCGACTGATCCTGTCGCCGGGCATTGATCTTCATTTCGCGGGGCTGCCCGGCTATTCGGAACAGGCCGCCGAAACCCTTCCGCATGCCTGGAAGGCGGGTGCGCAGACGGCGCTGCTGGCGCGCCAGCTCGCGGCAATGGACGATGGCGACACGGTGCTCATGTCGGTGCCTGCCAATCCCTATCGATGCCCACCGGGCCCTTATGAGCGCGCCAGCCTGATCGCCTGGTACCTGAAGACCCGCAAGCCGCGCTCAAAGCTCATCGTTCTGGACGCCAAGGATACGTTTTCGAAGCAACGCCTCTTCATGGAGGCCTGGAGCACGCTCTACCCCAACCAGATCGAGTGGATCGGGCAGTCCAAGGGCGGCGCGGTGACATCGGTCGAGGCTGGAGATCGGACACTGGTCACCGATTTCGGTCGGCACAAGGGCTCGGTGGTGAATGTCATTCCACCGCAGCGGGCAGGGCGCATTGCCGAGGCCGCCGGCGCGGCCGATCGCTCGGGCTGGTGTCCGGTGGACCCGGTGACATTTGAATCGCGTCGCCAGCCGGGCATCCATGTCATCGGCGATGCCGGCATCATGGGCGCCATGCCGAAATCGGCCTTTTCGGCCCATGCCCAGGCCAAGGCCTGCGCTCTGGCCGTGGCCGCACTGGTGCGCGGTGAGGCTCCGCCGCCGGTGAAGCTGATCAATACCTGCTACAGCCTTGTGGCACCCGAGTACGGAATTTCGGTTGCGGGTGTCTATCGTCCGGCCAATGGCCTGCTCGCCGATGTCGAAGGCGCCGGTGGTACCAGTCCGCTCGGCGCGCCGGCAGGGCAGCGGGCTCTGGAAGCCCGCTATGCGGAGAGCTGGTTCTCGACCATCACGAGCGACGTCTATGGCTAG